Proteins from a single region of Haloarcula laminariae:
- a CDS encoding H/ACA ribonucleoprotein complex subunit GAR1 produces MRRVGSVERLAQGLAVVRAADGTYADIGASLVDDELTSVGEVVDVFGPVERPYMAVSPASGVHLPALLGAPLYAR; encoded by the coding sequence ATGAGACGCGTCGGGTCCGTCGAACGCCTCGCACAGGGGTTGGCCGTGGTCCGGGCGGCCGACGGGACCTACGCGGACATCGGCGCGTCGCTGGTCGACGACGAGCTCACGTCGGTCGGTGAGGTCGTCGACGTGTTCGGACCCGTCGAGCGGCCGTACATGGCCGTCTCGCCGGCGAGCGGCGTCCACCTCCCGGCGCTGCTGGGGGCGCCGCTGTACGCCCGGTGA
- the srp19 gene encoding signal recognition particle subunit SRP19 — protein MVENVIWPVAFDADRSRSEGRRVPTDLAVTEPTVDEIAKAVQQVGYDAVIERDKTYPREREQRGRVVVKDADDATKTDLLGAVAAYMQVLRE, from the coding sequence ATGGTTGAGAACGTCATCTGGCCGGTCGCGTTCGACGCGGACCGCTCGCGCAGCGAGGGGCGCCGCGTCCCGACAGACCTGGCGGTGACAGAGCCGACGGTCGACGAGATAGCGAAAGCGGTCCAGCAGGTGGGCTACGACGCCGTCATCGAGCGGGACAAGACGTATCCCCGCGAGCGCGAACAGCGCGGGCGCGTCGTCGTCAAGGACGCCGACGACGCCACGAAGACGGATTTGCTGGGCGCCGTCGCCGCCTACATGCAGGTGCTGCGCGAATGA